A genomic segment from Gilvibacter sp. SZ-19 encodes:
- a CDS encoding ATP-binding cassette domain-containing protein, protein MKLVALNIRKSFGNKTVLDNVSLQLDKGGICGLLGSNGAGKSTLLKILFGSLKADAGSLFLNQEPLEVYKKFRWQKIGYLPQYHMYPKQLKVKDLIPMTCPDADVQDRIFYTPGIHVLTKKWVGSLSEGQRTFLGVVLACHLPHGVLLIDEPFSMTDPKTIEQIKELLLKTSAAKAILITDHYYHDVLEICQKTQLLHHGKLIEVTDKKDLKALAYIR, encoded by the coding sequence ATGAAGTTGGTCGCCTTAAATATTCGCAAATCCTTTGGTAATAAAACTGTACTTGACAATGTTTCATTGCAATTGGATAAAGGAGGAATCTGTGGACTTTTAGGTAGCAACGGAGCCGGAAAGTCTACCTTGCTTAAAATTCTTTTTGGAAGCTTAAAGGCGGATGCAGGTTCGCTCTTTTTGAACCAAGAACCTTTGGAGGTCTACAAGAAGTTTAGATGGCAAAAGATCGGTTACCTGCCACAATATCACATGTATCCGAAGCAACTAAAGGTGAAAGACCTCATCCCTATGACCTGCCCAGACGCAGATGTCCAAGACCGAATTTTTTATACCCCGGGCATACATGTGTTGACCAAAAAATGGGTCGGGTCCCTTTCAGAAGGGCAGCGTACCTTTCTCGGCGTGGTACTGGCCTGTCATTTACCCCACGGGGTTTTGCTTATAGACGAGCCCTTTTCCATGACCGACCCTAAGACCATAGAACAAATAAAAGAGCTTTTACTCAAAACTTCCGCAGCAAAAGCAATCCTGATCACCGATCATTATTACCACGATGTCCTAGAAATCTGCCAGAAGACGCAACTGTTGCATCATGGAAAATTGATAGAAGTAACAGATAAAAAAGACCTCAAGGCCTTGGCTTATATCCGATAA